The Cellulosimicrobium cellulans genome contains the following window.
GGCAGCCCCGACCCGGGACGCCGACGACCGTCGTCGTGCAGGTGCGGCCCAGACCCGACGGCCCCGCGTCGTCCCACCGACCCGAAGGACCCCCTCTCGTGAAGCACCGCACCCTGCGCGGCGTCGCCGCGCTCACCCTGGGCGCCGCCCTCGTCCTCTCCGGCTGCGCCTCGGAGGGCGGCGGCTCCGGCGACGAGACGTCGTCGAGCCCGTCCGCGGCCGACGGCGCCAGCGACGCCGCGACGTCGTCGCCCGAGGACGTCGCGGCGCTCGAGGCTGTGACGGTCACCGGCGACCCCGGCGCCGAGCCGACCGTGGAGTTCGACCAGCCGTTCGAGGTCTCCGCCGCGGCCGCCATCTCGCTGAACGACGGCGACGGCGAGGAGATCGCCAAGGGGCAGCAGATCACGATGCACACAGCGGCGTTCTCCGGAACGGACGGCTCCAAGATGGGGTCGACGTGGGAGACGGACTCCCCCGAGCAGCTGATCATCGACGACGCGATCTTCCCGCAGCTCCTCGACGTCGTCGTCGGCAAGAAGGTCGGCACCCGCTTCCTGTTCGCCAACCCGACGACGGACCAGACGACGGGTGAGCCGATCACCTACCTCACCATCGGTGAGGTCACCGGTGTCAAGACCATCCCGTCGCGCGCCGAGGGCGAGGCGGTCACGCCTGCCGAGGGCCTGCCGACCGTGACGCTCGACGACACCGGCAAGCCGACCATCGAGATCCCCGAGGGCTACGAGGCCCCGACCGAGCTCGTCGCGCAGACGCTCATCAAGG
Protein-coding sequences here:
- a CDS encoding FKBP-type peptidyl-prolyl cis-trans isomerase → MKHRTLRGVAALTLGAALVLSGCASEGGGSGDETSSSPSAADGASDAATSSPEDVAALEAVTVTGDPGAEPTVEFDQPFEVSAAAAISLNDGDGEEIAKGQQITMHTAAFSGTDGSKMGSTWETDSPEQLIIDDAIFPQLLDVVVGKKVGTRFLFANPTTDQTTGEPITYLTIGEVTGVKTIPSRAEGEAVTPAEGLPTVTLDDTGKPTIEIPEGYEAPTELVAQTLIKGTGPVVTEDQTVTAHYTGMLLDGTVFDSSWDRGAPTSFSLQQVIPGWTQGLAGQTVGSQVLLVIPSELGYGAQGSGTIPADSPLVFVVDILDAQ